One Octopus sinensis unplaced genomic scaffold, ASM634580v1 Contig07833, whole genome shotgun sequence genomic window carries:
- the LOC118761089 gene encoding zinc finger protein 665-like isoform X2, protein MIRNSLIMNNLSKPEIPDTEAKVYNCNICGKSFSQRSDLSGHQCTHTGEKPFHCDICGKSFPHNSKLTSHTHTHTEGPHHCNICGKTFFRASHLKTHKRIHTGEKPYRCDICGKSFSCHGNLTTHSRIHSGEKPYHCDICGKSFLQNSHLAKHKRVHTGEKPDHCEICGKSFFERGNLTKHQRIHTGEKPYNCDICDESFYAAGNMKQHKRIHTGEKPYQCDICGKSFSAASNLTIHKRIHTGEKPYRCNICGESFSQTSILTRHKRVHTGERPYHCDICGKSFSENNVLTKHKHIHTGEKTYHCGICGKSFSCNSQLTNHKRVHTGEKPYHCDICGKSFSQSTHLTNHKPTHTGEKPYHCDICGKSFSQSHHLTKHTHTHTREKP, encoded by the exons ATGATAAGGAATTCtctcataatgaataatttaagTAAACCAGAAATCCCCGACACAGAGGCAAAGGTATataattgtaatatctgtggtaaatcattctctcaaagaagtGATTTATCTGGACACCAATGTAcacatactggagagaagccatttcattgtgatatctgtggtaaatcattccctcacaATAGTAAGTTAactagtcacacacatacacacacagaagggccacatcattgcaatatctgtggtaaaacattctttCGGGCCAGTcacttaaaaacacacaaacgtattcatacaggagagaaaccatatcgttgtgatatttgcggtaaatcattctcttgtcATGGTAACTTGACTACTCACTCGCGTATTCAttctggagagaaaccatatcactgcgatatctgtggtaaatcgttccttcaaaatagtcacttgGCTaaacacaagcgtgttcatacaggagagaaaccagatcactgtgagatctgtggtaaatcattttttgAAAGGGGCAATTTAACTAAACACCagcgcattcatacaggggagaagccttaTAATTGCGATATTTGTGACGAATCCTTTTACGCCGCTGGTAACATGAAACAGcataaacgtatccatacaggagaaaaaccatatcagtgtgatatctgtggtaaatcattttctgcagCTAGTAATTTAactattcacaaacgtattcatacaggagagaaaccatatcgttgtaatatctgtggtgaatcattctcgcAAACAAGTATTTTAACgagacacaaacgtgttcatacaggagagagaccatatcactgtgatatctgtggtaaatcattctctgaaaataacGTTTTAACTAAACATAAgcatattcatactggggagaagaCCTATCACTgtggtatctgtggtaaatcattctcttgtaaTAGCCAGTTGACgaatcacaaacgtgttcatacaggagagaaaccatatcactgtgatatctgtggtaaatcattctctcaaagcactcacTTGACTAATCACAAGCCTACacacacaggggagaaaccatatcattgtgatatctgtg gtaaatcattctctcaaagtcatcacttgactaaacacacacatacacatacaagagaGAAGCCATAA
- the LOC118761089 gene encoding zinc finger protein 665-like isoform X1, protein MIRNSLIMNNLSKPEIPDTEAKVYNCNICGKSFSQRSDLSGHQCTHTGEKPFHCDICGKSFPHNSKLTSHTHTHTEGPHHCNICGKTFFRASHLKTHKRIHTGEKPYRCDICGKSFSCHGNLTTHSRIHSGEKPYHCDICGKSFLQNSHLAKHKRVHTGEKPDHCEICGKSFFERGNLTKHQRIHTGEKPYNCDICDESFYAAGNMKQHKRIHTGEKPYQCDICGKSFSAASNLTIHKRIHTGEKPYRCNICGESFSQTSILTRHKRVHTGERPYHCDICGKSFSENNVLTKHKHIHTGEKTYHCGICGKSFSCNSQLTNHKRVHTGEKPYHCDICGKSFSQSTHLTNHKPTHTGEKPYHCDICGKSFSRNSQLVTHKRIHTGERPYHCDVCGKSFSQSHHLTKHTHTHTREKP, encoded by the coding sequence ATGATAAGGAATTCtctcataatgaataatttaagTAAACCAGAAATCCCCGACACAGAGGCAAAGGTATataattgtaatatctgtggtaaatcattctctcaaagaagtGATTTATCTGGACACCAATGTAcacatactggagagaagccatttcattgtgatatctgtggtaaatcattccctcacaATAGTAAGTTAactagtcacacacatacacacacagaagggccacatcattgcaatatctgtggtaaaacattctttCGGGCCAGTcacttaaaaacacacaaacgtattcatacaggagagaaaccatatcgttgtgatatttgcggtaaatcattctcttgtcATGGTAACTTGACTACTCACTCGCGTATTCAttctggagagaaaccatatcactgcgatatctgtggtaaatcgttccttcaaaatagtcacttgGCTaaacacaagcgtgttcatacaggagagaaaccagatcactgtgagatctgtggtaaatcattttttgAAAGGGGCAATTTAACTAAACACCagcgcattcatacaggggagaagccttaTAATTGCGATATTTGTGACGAATCCTTTTACGCCGCTGGTAACATGAAACAGcataaacgtatccatacaggagaaaaaccatatcagtgtgatatctgtggtaaatcattttctgcagCTAGTAATTTAactattcacaaacgtattcatacaggagagaaaccatatcgttgtaatatctgtggtgaatcattctcgcAAACAAGTATTTTAACgagacacaaacgtgttcatacaggagagagaccatatcactgtgatatctgtggtaaatcattctctgaaaataacGTTTTAACTAAACATAAgcatattcatactggggagaagaCCTATCACTgtggtatctgtggtaaatcattctcttgtaaTAGCCAGTTGACgaatcacaaacgtgttcatacaggagagaaaccatatcactgtgatatctgtggtaaatcattctctcaaagcactcacTTGACTAATCACAAGCCTACacacacaggggagaaaccatatcattgtgatatctgtggtaaatcattctctcgtaatagtcaattggttactcacaaacgcattcatacaggagagagaccatatcattgcgatgtctgtggtaaatcattctctcaaagtcatcacttgactaaacacacacatacacatacaagagaGAAGCCATAA